CGAGCTCGCGTACGTTGCCGGGCCAGTCGTGCGCGGCGAGCGCAGCCTGCGCCGCGTCGGTCAGGCGGCGGCGCGGCAGTCCCTGCGCCGCCGCAATCTCAAGGAAATGGCGCGCGAGCAGCGGCACGTCCTGGCGCCGTTCACGCAACGCGGGCAAGGCGATCGGCACCACGTTGAGCCGGTAGAACAGGTCTTCGCGGAACTGACCAGAGGCGACCTGCGCCGCCAGGTCGCGGTTGGTGGCGGCGACGACACGGACGTCGGCGCGCTGCGCCCGCGCACCGCCGACGGTGGTGAACTCCCCCGACTGGAGCACGCGCAGCAGCCGCGTTTGCGCCTCCATCGGCATGTCGCCGATCTCGTCGAGGAAAAGCGTGCCGCCCGCCGCCTGTTCGAAGCGGCCGGCGTTGCGTTGCCCGGCGCCGGTGAACGCTCCGCGTTCATGGCCGAACAGCTCCGCCTCGATCAGGTCGCGTGGGATCGCCGCCATGTTGATCGCGACGAACGGCGCGGCGCGCCGATGGCCCAGATCGTGGATCGCGCGCGCGACGAGTTCCTTGCCCGTTCCCGATTCGCCCGACACCAGCACGGTCAGGTCGTTCGACACGACGCGCGCGATGATGCGATAGACGTCCTGCATCGCCGGCGATCGCCCGATCAGCGGCAGCGCGGGGTCTTCCGCCTCGTCCGTCTGCGGCACGGCGGTGCTGCGCGCGAGTGCGCCGGCGACCGCGCCGGTCAGCGCGTCGAGGTCGAACGGCTTGGGCAGATATTCGTACGCGCCGACCTCGTTCGCACGTACCGCGGTGGTCAGCGTGTTTTGCGCCGAAAGGATGATGATCGGCAGCTGCGGCAGCCGCGCGCTGATTTCCCGCACCCGCTCGATCCCGTCGCCATCGGGCAGGACGACGTCGGTGACGAGCACGTCGGGCACGCGCGTCGCGAGGATGCGATCCAGCTGCGCCAGCGTCTCTGCGGTCTGCACGTCGTGGCCCGCGCGGCGCAGCGCCTGGCTGACGACGGTGCGGATCGCGGCGTCGTCGTCGACGACGAGGATGCGGTTGACCGCGCGGGTCACGAGGCCGCCCGCGGCAGCAGGAGGCGCAGGATCGTCATCTCGGGGGTTCCTTCGCGGGCATATTGGACGATGCCGCCCATGTCGCGCATCAGCTTGTCGACCAGCGCGAGGCCGAGCCCCTGCCCCTCCGGCCGGCCGGAGACGAACGGGTCGAACAGATGGTCGGCGATGTCCGCCGGCGCGCCGGGGCCGTTGTCGATCACGCAGATCTCGATCGGCAGCGGCACGCGCGGACGCCCGGCCGCGGCGCTGACCGACATGCCATGGCG
This portion of the Sphingomonas sp. FARSPH genome encodes:
- the ntrC gene encoding nitrogen regulation protein NR(I); translation: MTRAVNRILVVDDDAAIRTVVSQALRRAGHDVQTAETLAQLDRILATRVPDVLVTDVVLPDGDGIERVREISARLPQLPIIILSAQNTLTTAVRANEVGAYEYLPKPFDLDALTGAVAGALARSTAVPQTDEAEDPALPLIGRSPAMQDVYRIIARVVSNDLTVLVSGESGTGKELVARAIHDLGHRRAAPFVAINMAAIPRDLIEAELFGHERGAFTGAGQRNAGRFEQAAGGTLFLDEIGDMPMEAQTRLLRVLQSGEFTTVGGARAQRADVRVVAATNRDLAAQVASGQFREDLFYRLNVVPIALPALRERRQDVPLLARHFLEIAAAQGLPRRRLTDAAQAALAAHDWPGNVRELENLMRRLAALARDELIHVEAIRTMLGTPTGAADGAVPEISAAVQHLIERIARERPGALDDGTLYDRVIGEVERPLIEGMLARHGGNQLRAAKALGLNRNTLRKRLDTLKIPVKAEE